One genomic window of Arachis stenosperma cultivar V10309 chromosome 10, arast.V10309.gnm1.PFL2, whole genome shotgun sequence includes the following:
- the LOC130954344 gene encoding flavin-containing monooxygenase FMO GS-OX-like 4, which produces MPPPINSILRQPPPPLPLMSSLTTRHVAVIGAGAAGLIAARELRREGHHVVVFERGEQVGGTWVYTPESESDPLGVDPKRRVVHSSLYDSLRTNLPRECMGVRDYPFEKREGKDRDPRRFPGHREVLMYLQDFAADFGIGEVVRLQTEVVIAGLGEEGKWRVRSRPSNHNRMRSDDCDCVDEIYDAVVVCNGHYVQPRIADNIPGITAWRGKQMHSHNYRTPEPFQDQVIVLIGGAASAVDISRDIATVAKEVHIVDRSLNENAIGKLPGHDNMWLHSMIDSVHQDGRVVFKDGDTVGAEIIIHCTGYKYDFPFLETNGEVSVDDNRVGPLYKHVFPPALAPWLSFVGLPWKVVPFPMFELQTKWIAGALSNRLALPSKEEMTQDTEAFYSSLEASGTPKRYTHNMANYQWDYDNWIADQCGIPGIEEWRVEMYKFASKNKRLRPESYRDEWNDDELVLEAQRDFSKYLN; this is translated from the exons ATGCCACCACCAATCAATTCCATCCTCCGTCAACCACCTCCGCCACTCCCACTCATGTCGTCTCTCACGACGCGCCACGTGGCAGTCATCGGAGCTGGTGCCGCCGGCCTAATTGCGGCTCGCGAGCTCCGACGAGAAGGGCACCACGTGGTGGTGTTCGAGCGAGGCGAGCAAGTTGGCGGGACCTGGGTGTACACTCCGGAGAGCGAATCGGACCCGCTAGGCGTGGACCCGAAGCGCAGGGTGGTGCACTCGAGCCTGTACGATTCGCTCCGAACGAACCTGCCTCGGGAGTGCATGGGGGTTCGGGATTACCCGTTCGAGAAGAGAGAGGGGAAAGACAGGGACCCGAGAAGGTTCCCGGGTCACAGGGAGGTGCTGATGTACCTGCAGGATTTCGCTGCCGATTTCGGGATCGGAGAAGTTGTGAGGCTGCAGACGGAGGTGGTGATCGCTGGGTTGGGAGAGGAAGGGAAGTGGAGGGTGAGATCCAGGCCGTCCAATCACAACAGAATGAGATCTGATGATTGCGATTGTGTGGATGAGATTTACGACGCCGTTGTTGTTTGCAATGGCCACTACGTTCAGCCTCGCATCGCTGACAATATCCCTG GGATTACTGCATGGCGGGGGAAGCAAATGCACAGCCACAATTATAGGACACCTGAGCCTTTTCAAGATCAA GTGATTGTTCTAATAGGTGGTGCAGCAAGTGCTGTTGATATCTCTCGAGACATTGCTACCGTCGCTAAAGAAGTTCACATTGTAGATAGGTCACTCAACGAAAATGCAATTGGCAAGCTACCCGGCCATGATAACATGTGGCTTCATTCTATG ATTGACAGTGTTCATCAAGATGGCCGTGTGGTTTTCAAAGATGGAGACACAGTTGGTGCGGAAATCATAATACATTGCACAGG GTACAAATATGATTTCCCATTCCTTGAAACAAACGGGGAAGTGAGTGTAGATGACAACCGTGTAGGACCATTGTACAAGCATGTTTTTCCACCGGCATTGGCCCCATGGCTTTCATTTGTTGGGTTGCCTTGGAAGGTTGTTCCCTTCCCCATGTTCGAACTGCAGACCAAATGGATAGCAGGAGCTTTGTCAAATCGCCTTGCACTTCCTTCCAAAGAAGAAATGACTCAAGATACTGAAGCATTCTACTCTTCACTTGAAGCTTCTGGCACTCCTAAGCGTTACACTCATAATATGGCCAATTACCAG TGGGACTACGATAACTGGATTGCTGATCAGTGTGGGATTCCTGGTATTGAAGAATGGAGGGTGGAAATGTACAAGTTTGCATCTAAGAACAAGAGGCTGCGACCTGAGTCATACCGTGACGAATGGAATGATGATGAATTGGTTCTAGAAGCTCAACGAGATTTTTCTAAGTATTTGAACTGA